One genomic region from Xenopus laevis strain J_2021 chromosome 2L, Xenopus_laevis_v10.1, whole genome shotgun sequence encodes:
- the LOC121399621 gene encoding mucin-5AC-like — translation MDRWIYLFILFTLCDICTAQSATGIETQPECICPTPSSIPITTALTSTSQPTSTTTSVTTTTSSAAPSSTTTTAALTATSQPTSTTATIPTTVSTTSSTAPSSTTITALTTTTQSTSTITTIPTTISTTLTTTSSSTTTATQPTSTTTSVTTPTTSSAAPSSTTTTAALTTTSQPTSTTTTIPTTVGTMTSTAPSSTTTTAALTTTAQPTNTPTTIPTTVSTSSTATQPTSTTTSVTTPTTSSAAPSSTTTTAALTTTTQPTSITTTIPTTVNTPSSTASSFTTTATQPTSTTTSITTNYFIFCSFIHNYCSSNYNNSTYKHHYYHPNNYKHNIIYCFLIHNKYYSFTYYNSTYKHHNYTTTSIPTTVSTPSSTVSLSTTITATQPTSTTTSVTTLTSSAAPLSTSTTAALTTTTQPTSTTTIPTTVSTSSTAPASTTTTSVTTTTQLTSTTTSVTTLTSSAAALSTTTTEALTTTTQPTSTATTIPTTVGTTSSTASSSTTTTALTTTTQPTSTTPTIPTTVSTTSSTASSATTATALSTTTQPTSTTTSVTTTTSSAAPSSTTTAVQTTTTGTTSTTTSIPTTVSTTSATASSSATTTTASMTTSQPTSTTTSVTSATSSAALLSTTTTAALTATTQPSSTTATIQTTVITTSSTASSSTTTTALSTITQPISTTTSVTSTTLSAASTSTTTTAALTTTTQTLSTTTTIPTTASTTLSTAPSSITTTTALTTTTQPTSTTSSVTTPASSATPSSTTTTTYLSTTTQPTSTTTTILTTGSTTSSTAPSSITTTTALTTTTQPTSTTSSVTTPTSSATPSSTTTTTYLSTTTQPTSTTTTILTTGSTTSSTAPSSTTTATAVTTTTQPSSTTTSVSTTTSSTALSSTTTTTALTTTPQPTSTTTSVTKPTSSAASSSTTTTILTNTSTTTIVPSTASTTTSTTLSSITTSQPTTNSSTPVCICTPFATLTTIISACAQSAVSIQLVRVSSDQIQLMPIGQNGPTGAQFSVTLSKNNIVVETKTTSGSTVTFSNLSPASRYDIFIKQLSCLNRPDTTSSVTTDGKLFAAVVRILSTPFTADLGDKNSAAFKNFADTFTADIKKNLPSDAKALVNSGRMIISVTGIRNGSIIVDFTIATNTADNQTESSMSQSFTSALSNSSTFTVDPSSYKFAVQNACDASVNPCPANAICTSLNGTATCQCRSGFNDTSPSVPGRTCVDLNECLASSSPCQPIASCNNTIGSYQCQCLPGILVSNSSNPGQQCIDPTSCFNSTTLCSSTCLDNRDTVCANNKVIPFMIKFNDWTFTPDLYDRTSAAYASKAAQFTGSVVSAMRVTLSDSTFNITVVGFRPGSVIASFIGTTMSSTLDTSTIQTALINAVSLLISNNITNLINVAVTTSASSPDIFYGWRTATIVLGVFLGVALLLVLVFAAMCYRIGGRLGRYKLTA, via the exons ATGGACCGATGGAtctatttattcattttgttcACCCTCTGCG ATATTTGCACGGCACAGTCAGCAACCGGTATTGAAACTCAACCAGAGTGTATATGTCCTACGCCCTCATCCATACCAATTACCACAGCTCTGACTAGTACAAGTCAACCTACAAGCACCACAACTAGTGTCACCACAACTACTTCATCAGCTGCTCCCTCATCCACAACaactactgcagctctaactgctaCATCTCAACCTACAAGCACCACTGCTACCATCCCAACAACTGTAAGCACAACATCATCTACTGCTCCCTCGTCCACAACTATTACAGCTTTAACTACTACAACTCAATCTACAAGCACCATAACTACCATCCCGACAACTATAAGCACAACATTAACTACTACTTCCTCATCCACAACTACTGCTACTCAACCTACAAGCACCACAACTAGTGTCACCACACCTACAACCTCATCTGCTGCTCCCTCATCCACAACAACTACTGCAGCTTTAACTACTACATCTCAACCTACAAGCACAACTACAACCATCCCAACAACTGTAGGCACAATGACATCCACTGCTCCCTCATCCACAACaactactgcagctctaactactACAGCTCAACCTACAAACACCCCTACTACCATCCCGACAACTGTAAGCACATCATCCACTGCTACTCAACCTACAAGCACCACAACTAGTGTCACCACACCTACAACTTCATCTGCTGCTCCCTCATCTACAACAACTACTGCAGCTTTAACTACTACAACTCAACCTACAAGCATCACAACTACCATTCCGACAACTGTAAACACACCATCATCTACTGCATCCTCATTCACAACTACTGCAACTCAACCTACAAGCACCACAACTAGTATCACCACAAACTACTTCATCTTCTGTTCCTTCATCCACAACTACTGCAGTTCTAACTACAACAACTCAACCTATAAGCACCACTACTACCATCCCAACAACTACAAGCACAATATCATCTACTGCTTCCTCATCCACAACAAATACTACAGCTTTACCTACTACAACTCAACCTACAAGCACCACAACTA CACCACTACTTCCATCCCAACAACTGTAAGCACACCATCATCTACCGTATCCTTATCCACAACAATTACTGCAACCCAACCTACAAGCACCACGACTAGTGTTACCACACTTACTTCATCTGCTGCTCCCTTATCCACATCaactactgcagctctaactactACAACTCAGCCTACAAGCACAACAACCATCCCAACAACTGTTAGTACATCATCTACTGCTCCTGCATCCACAACTACTACATCTGTAACTACTACAACTCAACTTACAAGCACCACAACTAGTGTTACCACACTAACTTCATCTGCTGCTGCCTTGTCCACAACAACTACTGAAGCTCTAACTACTACAACTCAACCTACAAGCACAGCTACAACAATCCCAACAACTGTAGGCACAACGTCATCCACTGCTTCCTCATCCACAACTACTACAGCTTTAACTACTACAACTCAACCTACAAGCACTACTCCTACCATCCCGACAACTGTAAGCACAACATCGTCTACTGCTTCCTCAGCCACAACAGCTACAGCTTTATCTACTACAACTCAACCTACAAGCACCACAACTAGTGTCACCACAACTACTTCATCTGCTGCTCCCTCATCCACAACTACTGCAGTTCAAACTACAACAACTGGAACTACAAGCACCACTACTTCCATCCCAACAACTGTAAGCACAACATCAGCTACTGCTTCCTCATCCGCAACAACTACTACTGCTTCAATGACTACATCTCAACCTACAAGCACCACAACTAGTGTCACCTCAGCTACTTCATCTGCTGCTCTATTATCCACAACaactactgcagctctaactgctaCAACTCAACCTTCAAGCACCACTGCTACCATCCAGACAACTGTAATCACAACATCATCTACTGCTTCCTCATCCACAACTACTACAGCTTTATCTACTATTACTCAACCTATAAGCACCACAACTAGTGTCACCTCAACTACTTTATCTGCTGCTTCTACATCCACAACAACTACTGCAGCTCTCACTACAACAACTCAAACTTTAAGCACCACTACTACCATCCCAACAACTGCAAGCACAACATTATCTACTGCTCCCTCATCCATAACAACTACGACAGCTTTAACTACTACAACTCAACCTACAAGCACCACATCTAGTGTCACCACACCTGCTTCATCTGCTACTCCCTCATCCACAACAACTACTACATATTTAAGTACTACAACTCAACCTACAAGCACCACTACTACCATCCTGACAACTGGAAGCACAACATCATCTACTGCTCCCTCATCCATAACAACTACGACAGCTTTAACTACTACAACTCAACCTACAAGCACCACATCTAGTGTCACCACACCTACTTCATCTGCTACTCCCTCATCCACAACAACTACTACATATTTAAGTACTACAACTCAACCTACAAGCACCACTACTACCATCCTGACAACTGGAAGCACAACATCATCTACTGCTCCCTCATCCACAACAACTGCTACAGCTGTAACTACTACAACTCAACCTTCAAGCACCACAACTAGTGTCTCCACAACTACTTCATCTACTGCTCTTTCATCCACAACAACTACTACAGCTTTAACTACTACACCTCAACCTACAAGCACCACAACTAGTGTCACCAAACCTACTTCATCTGCTGCATCCTCTTCCACAACTACCACAATATTGACTAATACAAGCACCACTACTATTGTCCCCTCAACTGCTAGCACAACAACATCTACTACTTTATCATCCATAACAACTTCACAGCCAACAACCAACAGTTCAACGCCAGTGTGCATATGCACTCCTTTTGCCACACTAACAACAATAATTTCAGCATGTG CACAATCAGCTGTTTCTATTCAGCTGGTCCGGGTGTCTAGTGATCAAATCCAGCTCATGCCTATTGGTCAAAATGGACCAACTGGAGCTCAGTTCAGTGTGACGCTGTCAAAGAACAATATAGTTGTAGAAACGAAAACAACTTCTGGTTCAACAGTCACATTTTCTAATCTATCTCCTGCTAGTCGGTATGACATTTTCATAAAACAACTGTCTTGCCTGAACAGACCAGATACTACCAGCAGTGTTACAACAG ATGGAAAATTATTTGCTGCAGTAGTCCGGATACTAAGCACTCCATTTACTGCTGACCTCGGTGATAAAAACAGTGCAGCTTTCAAAAACTTTGCAGATACCTTTACGGCAGAT ATAAAGAAAAACTTGCCGTCGGACGCCAAGGCCTTAGTTAACTCTGGGAGAATGATCATTAGCGTAACTGGTATTAGAAACGGGAGTATCATTGTCGACTTTACCATAGCCACAAATACGGCTGATAATCAGACAGAGAGCAGCATGTCTCAGTCATTCACCAGCGCTCTCAGCAACAGCTCCACTTTTACTGTTGACCCATCGTCTTACAAGTTTGCAG TCCAAAATGCGTGTGATGCTTCAGTAAATCCATGTCCTGCAAATGCCATCTGCACTTCCCTCAACGGAACAGCCACCTGCCAGTGTAGGTCTGGTTTTAATGACACAAGTCCAAGTGTTCCTGGAAGAACATGTGTAG ATTTAAATGAGTGTTTAGCCAGTTCCAGCCCGTGCCAACCTATAGCCTCCTGCAACAACACCATAGGAAGTTATCAGTGCCAGTGTTTGCCTGGGATACTAGTTTCAAACTCTTCTaaccctggccaacaatgtatcG ACCCAACCTCATGCTTTAACAGCACCACACTGTGCTCCAGCACCTGCCTTGATAACAGAGACACCGTATGTGCAA ATAATAAAGTCATTCCTTTCATGATAAAGTTCAACGACTGGACCTTCACTCCAGACCTGTACGACAGAACCAGCGCCGCCTACGCCAGCAAAGCAGCTCAGTTCACAGGGAGT GTGGTAAGTGCAATGAGAGTGACGCTAAGTGACAGCACCTTCAATATCACCGTGGTTGGCTTCAGACCTGGAAGTGTCATCGCCTCCTTTATAGGCACAACTATGTCGTCCACTCTTGACACAAGCACCATCCAGACCGCTCTCATTAACGCAGTGTCGCTCTTGATATCCAATAACATTACAAACCTGA taaatgttGCTGTAACGACCTCTGCAAGCAGTCCAGACATATTCTACGGCTGGAGAACAGCCACCATTGTCTTGGGTGTTTTTCTGGGAGTCGCTTTGCTCTTGGTATTGGTCTTTGCTGCAATGTGTTATCGTATCGGGGGCAGATTAGGCCGATACAAACTCACTGCATAG